In the Afipia sp. GAS231 genome, AACGCGCCTATGTGGCCGAGGTCGGACGCGAGCTGACCGAGGCCGGGCCGTTCCGCAAGGCGGTCGACGAGGCCTGACCTGCTCTGCTACCGAAACGACACCGAGACGAAGCGTGCTGAGACGAAACGTGAAGGGAAGACGCCATGACCGCCTATGACACCAACAACATCTTCGCAAAAATCCTGCGCGGCGAGTTTCCTTGCCAAAAGGTCTATGAAGACGAGCACGTGCTGGCCTTCCTCGACATCATGCCGCGCGCGCCCGGCCACACGCTGGTGATCCCAAAAGCCCCCGCCCGCAACATCCTCGACATCAAGCCGGACGACTATGCCCACGTCGCGCGCGGCGCCCACAAGATCGCTGCCGCCGCGATGAAGGCCTTCAAGGCTGACGGCATCACCGTACAGCAGTTCAACGAAGTCGCCGGCGGACAGGTCGTGTTCCACCTGCACATGCACGTGATGCCGCGCCATGACGGCGTCGCGCTGTTGCCGCCGGCCAGCCGCAAGGAAGATGTCAAGGTGCTGGAAGACAACGCGACCAAGCTGATCGCGGCGCTGGGTGGGTAAATCTAGCTCAGCCGTCACCCTGAGGTGCGCGCCTTTGCGCGCCTCGAAGGGCGACGGCGTGGCACATCCTTCGAGGCTCGCCGAAGAGGCTCGCACCTCAGGATGACGGACGTCCTCGCGAGACGAGAAAAGGCCAAGTCACTCCGTCTCGAAATCCCCCGCCTGCGGCGGCGCCAGCGGCGTGAATTCGCAGCGGTCGGGCTTCAGATCCAACAGCGGCGTCTCGTCGAGGCAATCGAGGCCGCGCACCAGGATCACATTGCCTTCGATCCCGACCAGCTTGACGATCGAGGTCGCGATCGGATTGGGCCGCACCGGCGAGCGCAGCGAGAACGTGCCGCGGGTTTTCTGGTTGTTCTTCGGGCTCTGCAGCACCAGGTCGCGTCGCGACAGATGCAACCAGTAGATCACTTCGAGATTCGAATAGAAATCGACGCCCTTGATCGCCGGCACCCAGGGCTCGAAAATCTCGAGCCGGCAGACCGGGCCATCGTGGCGGCCCTGCCGCGGCGTCTCCAGGCGCGAGGTCCACGGCGTGCGGATGCGGCCGATGAAGACGAGGCCGGCATCGCGGGCCGGCGGCATATCGACGGTGAGTTCGCCGTCGCGGATTTCACTTTCCCGTACCATTTCGTTCTTAATCCAGTGAGATGTTGAGGGCCTTTATCACGGCGGCCCACCGCGCGCGATCGGTTGTGACGAATTTGTCGATCTCGGCCTGGCTCTTCGGGCGCAGCGGCGTGAACCCGACCTTGTCCAGCGAAGCGCGGAACGTGTCATCGCTCAAAGCGCGGTCGAGGCTGGCTTTCAATTTTTGGACGACATCGTCAGGCACTTTGGACGGCGCGGCAACGCCGTACCAGACGCTGACGGCATAATCGGGATAGCCGCTCTCGGCCATGGTCGGCACGTCGGGTAATTCAGCGATACGCTGTGCCGAACTGACCGCAAGCGGCCGCAGCAATCCACCCTTGACCGGCGGGAGCGCGGTGCCGAGCGTGTCGAACATCAACTGGATGTTGCCGGAAAGCAGATCTTGCAGCGCCGGACCTGCGCCCTTGTAGGCGACATGAACCATGTCGACGCCGGCCATCTGCTTGAACATCTCGCCGGCGAGATGGGTAGTGCCGCCGGTGCCGGCCGATCCGAAATTGAGTTTGCCGGGATTTTGCCTGGCGTAGGCCACGAATTCCGCAACCGTCTTGGCCGGCACCGAGGGATGAACCTCCATCAGAACCGGCAGATCGGTGATGACGGCCAGCATCCGGAAATCCCTGTCGGGATCATAGGGCAGCTTCTTGTAGAGCTGCGGATTGAGCACGAACAGCGAGGCCGCCGTGAAGAACAGCGTGTAGCCATCGGGTTCGGAGCGCGCCGCGGCTTCGGCGCCGATCGCCCCCTGCGCGCCGGCCTTGTTCTCGACCACCACGGTCTGCTTGAGGTCGCGGCCGAGATAGTCGCCGATCATGCGGCCGAGCACGTCGGTCGGTCCACCCGCGGCATAGGGCACGATCAGCTTGATCGGGCGGCTCGGATATTCCGCCGCCTGGCCGTGCGGCGCGGCCAGAACGAGACCGCAGACCAGAGCCGAAAAAATGCGCCACTTCATGCGTTTCCCCAAAATTCTCTTATGCGCCGGACACTAGAGCTTTTTCCGTTCCGAT is a window encoding:
- a CDS encoding HIT domain-containing protein, which gives rise to MTAYDTNNIFAKILRGEFPCQKVYEDEHVLAFLDIMPRAPGHTLVIPKAPARNILDIKPDDYAHVARGAHKIAAAAMKAFKADGITVQQFNEVAGGQVVFHLHMHVMPRHDGVALLPPASRKEDVKVLEDNATKLIAALGG
- the tsaA gene encoding tRNA (N6-threonylcarbamoyladenosine(37)-N6)-methyltransferase TrmO, with translation MVRESEIRDGELTVDMPPARDAGLVFIGRIRTPWTSRLETPRQGRHDGPVCRLEIFEPWVPAIKGVDFYSNLEVIYWLHLSRRDLVLQSPKNNQKTRGTFSLRSPVRPNPIATSIVKLVGIEGNVILVRGLDCLDETPLLDLKPDRCEFTPLAPPQAGDFETE
- a CDS encoding tripartite tricarboxylate transporter substrate binding protein, which produces MKWRIFSALVCGLVLAAPHGQAAEYPSRPIKLIVPYAAGGPTDVLGRMIGDYLGRDLKQTVVVENKAGAQGAIGAEAAARSEPDGYTLFFTAASLFVLNPQLYKKLPYDPDRDFRMLAVITDLPVLMEVHPSVPAKTVAEFVAYARQNPGKLNFGSAGTGGTTHLAGEMFKQMAGVDMVHVAYKGAGPALQDLLSGNIQLMFDTLGTALPPVKGGLLRPLAVSSAQRIAELPDVPTMAESGYPDYAVSVWYGVAAPSKVPDDVVQKLKASLDRALSDDTFRASLDKVGFTPLRPKSQAEIDKFVTTDRARWAAVIKALNISLD